In one window of Plectropomus leopardus isolate mb unplaced genomic scaffold, YSFRI_Pleo_2.0 unplaced_scaffold15495, whole genome shotgun sequence DNA:
- the LOC121964398 gene encoding PTB domain-containing engulfment adapter protein 1-like — protein sequence MSDTSEDDNEISFPVKFLGRVEVVRPDGLQVLSEAAQSLKTPDNYSTEKAAKKSKVHFFLSLSGIDILENKTKFLLYSCPLSTISFCAVLPSSPKVFGFVAKHPAADMNHCYLFQSKKFSHVLVSVIGDTFRASKKEESIRGGRDLIVEALRHKNKMLQRENAELKRMLAGQITE from the exons TTCCTTGGCCGTGTTGAGGTGGTCCGCCCTGATGGACTGCAGGTCCTGTCTGAAGCAGCTCAGAGCCTGAAG ACACCGGATAACTACTCCACAGAAAAGGCAGCAAAGAAGAGCAAAGTCCACTTCTTCCTGTCACTGAGTGGGAtagacattttggaaaacaaaactaaa tttttattgtacTCCTGCCCTCTGTCCACTATCTCCTTCTGTGCCGTCCTGCCATCATCCCCCAAAGTCTTTGGGTTTGTGGCTAAACACCCTGCAGCGGACATGAACCACTGTTACCTGTTCCAGAGCAAGAAGTTT TCGCACGTGCTGGTCTCCGTTATCGGGGACACCTTCCGGGCTTCAAAAAAGGAGGAGAGCATCAGAGGAGGCCGAGACCTGATAGTTGAGGCCCTCAGACATAAG aacaaaatGCTGCAAAGAGAGAATGCTGAGCTTAAAAGGATGCTTGCTGGACAGATAACTGAGTAA